One stretch of Candidatus Baltobacteraceae bacterium DNA includes these proteins:
- the aceE gene encoding pyruvate dehydrogenase (acetyl-transferring), homodimeric type codes for MTLTVPNAVDPDPQETREWLDAFDGVLTHEGPPRAAQLLERLVERAQTGGTQVDVGLQTPYINTIPLSQQPPYPGNDDLETRLRHYIRWNAMAMVVRANHISSELGGHVASFASSATLYDVGHNHFFRAPSENFGGDLVFFQGHSSPGVYSRAFLEGRISQEQLENFRQEVDGKGLSSYPHPWLMPDFWQFATVSMGLGPIQAIYQARFLKYLHNRGIANTEGRKVWCFIGDGESDEPESLGAINVASREGLDNLIFVINCNLQRLDGPVRGNGKIIQELEREFRGNGWNVVKVVWGSNWDPLLEKDKSGKLVQLMTETVDGEYQALKANDGKFVRDHFFGKYPETAALVADWTDAEVWDLQRGGHDPRKVYAAYDNATKTIGKPSVILAMTIKGYGMGSSGEAQNIAHQQKHMDIEAMRQFRDRFAIPIKDSELGDIPFYKPADDSAEMKYLKERVRTLGEVPQRRRKSTASIVVPALAAFDQQLKGTGDRAISTTMAFTRVLSTMMRDKGIGPRMVPIVADETRTFGMEGLFRQIGIYSPVGQLYKPQDAAQLMYYREAKDGQILQEGISEAGSLCSWIAAATSYSTSNVPMIPIFIFYSMFGFQRVGDLIWASGDMRSRGFLIGGTSGRTTLNGEGLQHEDGQSQIMASFIPNCVSYDPTFSYELAVIMQDGLRRMVAEQEDVFYYITVMNENYIHPDMPSGAEEGILRGMYLLRDAGDTKSPRVQLMGSGTILREAIEAATLLENDFGVAADVWSATSFNQLRRDGLDAQRWNLLHPDKKPRQSFVEQSLGSRQGPVVAATDYMKTFTEGIQPFVGNRRFHALGTDGYGRSDFRKKLRAFFEVDRRWIALAALKNLADDGTIPATDVAKAIKKLEIDPNKPNPVTV; via the coding sequence ATGACGCTGACCGTTCCGAACGCCGTTGATCCGGATCCCCAAGAAACTCGCGAATGGCTCGATGCCTTTGATGGAGTCCTGACGCACGAGGGACCACCACGTGCGGCGCAGCTGCTCGAGCGGCTCGTCGAGCGCGCGCAAACCGGCGGGACGCAAGTCGACGTCGGTTTGCAGACACCGTACATCAATACGATTCCGCTTTCGCAGCAGCCGCCGTATCCCGGCAACGACGATCTGGAGACGCGCCTGCGTCACTACATTCGCTGGAACGCGATGGCGATGGTCGTGCGCGCCAATCACATCTCGTCCGAGCTTGGCGGACACGTCGCAAGCTTCGCATCCTCGGCGACGCTGTACGACGTCGGTCACAATCATTTTTTCCGCGCGCCGAGCGAGAACTTCGGCGGCGATCTCGTGTTTTTCCAAGGCCATTCGTCGCCGGGTGTTTATTCGCGAGCGTTTCTGGAAGGCCGCATCTCGCAAGAGCAACTCGAGAATTTCCGGCAAGAAGTCGATGGAAAAGGTCTCTCGTCGTATCCGCATCCGTGGCTGATGCCGGACTTCTGGCAATTCGCGACCGTCTCTATGGGGCTCGGCCCGATTCAAGCGATCTATCAAGCGCGCTTCCTCAAGTATTTACACAATCGCGGGATCGCAAATACGGAAGGCCGCAAGGTTTGGTGTTTCATTGGTGACGGCGAAAGCGACGAGCCCGAATCACTCGGTGCAATCAACGTCGCGTCGCGCGAAGGTCTCGACAACCTGATCTTCGTCATCAACTGCAACTTGCAGCGTCTCGACGGTCCGGTGCGTGGCAACGGCAAGATTATCCAAGAGCTCGAGCGCGAATTTCGCGGCAACGGCTGGAACGTAGTGAAAGTCGTCTGGGGCAGCAATTGGGACCCGCTGCTCGAGAAAGACAAGAGCGGCAAGCTCGTGCAGCTGATGACTGAAACGGTCGACGGCGAGTATCAAGCGCTCAAAGCCAACGACGGCAAATTCGTGCGGGATCACTTCTTCGGCAAGTATCCCGAAACGGCGGCGCTCGTCGCAGATTGGACGGACGCTGAAGTGTGGGATCTGCAGCGCGGCGGTCACGATCCGCGCAAGGTGTACGCAGCCTACGACAACGCAACGAAGACGATCGGCAAACCGAGCGTCATCTTAGCGATGACGATCAAGGGTTACGGCATGGGCTCCTCGGGCGAAGCGCAAAACATCGCGCACCAGCAGAAGCACATGGACATCGAAGCGATGCGTCAGTTCCGCGATCGCTTCGCCATTCCGATCAAAGATTCGGAGCTCGGCGACATTCCGTTCTACAAGCCCGCCGACGACAGCGCCGAAATGAAATATCTCAAAGAGCGGGTGCGCACGCTCGGCGAGGTTCCGCAGCGGCGCCGTAAGTCGACTGCATCTATCGTCGTCCCTGCGCTTGCAGCCTTCGACCAGCAGTTAAAAGGGACGGGAGATCGCGCGATCTCGACGACGATGGCATTCACGCGCGTCCTCTCGACGATGATGCGCGACAAGGGCATCGGTCCGCGCATGGTTCCGATCGTTGCGGACGAGACGCGCACGTTCGGCATGGAAGGCCTGTTCCGCCAAATCGGCATCTATTCGCCCGTCGGTCAGCTCTACAAGCCGCAAGACGCCGCGCAATTGATGTACTATCGCGAAGCCAAAGACGGACAGATTCTCCAAGAGGGCATCAGCGAAGCCGGTTCGCTGTGCTCGTGGATCGCGGCCGCGACGTCGTACTCGACCAGCAACGTCCCGATGATCCCGATCTTCATTTTTTACTCGATGTTCGGATTCCAACGTGTGGGCGACTTGATCTGGGCGTCGGGTGACATGCGCAGCCGCGGGTTTCTGATCGGAGGAACGTCCGGGCGTACGACGCTCAACGGTGAGGGCTTACAACACGAAGATGGGCAAAGCCAGATCATGGCCTCGTTCATCCCGAACTGCGTGTCGTACGATCCAACATTCTCCTACGAGCTCGCGGTCATCATGCAGGACGGTTTGCGCCGCATGGTCGCGGAGCAAGAGGACGTCTTCTACTACATCACGGTGATGAATGAGAACTACATTCACCCCGATATGCCGAGTGGCGCGGAAGAAGGTATTCTCCGCGGGATGTACCTCTTGCGCGACGCGGGGGACACCAAGAGTCCGCGCGTGCAGCTCATGGGTTCGGGAACGATTTTACGCGAAGCGATCGAAGCGGCAACGCTGCTCGAAAACGATTTCGGCGTCGCGGCCGACGTCTGGAGCGCGACGAGCTTCAATCAACTGCGGCGCGACGGCCTGGATGCGCAGCGTTGGAACCTGCTGCACCCCGACAAGAAGCCACGCCAATCGTTTGTCGAGCAATCACTCGGTTCGCGACAGGGTCCCGTTGTTGCCGCTACCGACTACATGAAGACGTTCACCGAGGGCATCCAACCGTTCGTCGGCAACCGGCGCTTTCACGCACTTGGAACCGATGGGTACGGCCGCAGCGATTTCCGTAAGAAGTTGCGGGCATTCTTCGAAGTCGACCGGCGTTGGATTGCGCTCGCGGCGCTAAAGAATCTCGCGGATGATGGGACGATCCCGGCAACGGACGTTGCGAAAGCGATCAAAAAGCTCGAAATCGATCCGAACAAACCGAATCCGGTGACCGTGTAG
- a CDS encoding dihydrolipoyllysine-residue acetyltransferase, translated as MASALDIKVPNIGDFKDVPIIEVLVKAGDKIEVDSPLVTVESEKASMDIPSPSAGVVESVIVKIGDKISEGTPIVRLAGNGAAAKEEAPAAQVAPQAAPAVAAAPVQQSTLKVAVPNIGDFKEVPIIEVLVKPGDTIAVDSPLVTIESEKASMDVPSPVSGTIASVDVKVGDKVSEGSPLLTLTASNGAAAAPAVAPAPAAAPVQEAAVVADGASVHASPSIRRFARELGVDLRKVQGTAPHGRVTKDDVQNFVKKTLASPAVAVGGGAMPFALPAWPKIDFAQFGPIERQPLSRIKKISGPYLHRNWVSIPHVTNNDEADITDLEAFRKHVNAEDPNAKLTILAFVMKALVSVLKRYPDFNSSLDGDALIVKKYYNIGFAADTPAGLIVPVLKDADKKGVIQIANETRELAARGRDGKLKLSEMEGSTFTISSLGGIGGTDFTPIVNAPEVAILGLSRSTMKPVWNGKEFVPRLMLPLSLSYDHRVIDGAAGARFNAYLAEVLADMRRTML; from the coding sequence ATGGCGAGCGCCCTCGATATCAAAGTTCCGAACATCGGTGACTTCAAGGACGTCCCGATCATCGAGGTGCTGGTGAAAGCCGGCGACAAAATCGAGGTCGACAGCCCGCTCGTCACCGTTGAATCCGAAAAGGCATCGATGGATATTCCGTCGCCGTCTGCCGGCGTCGTTGAGTCCGTCATCGTGAAAATCGGCGACAAAATCTCCGAAGGAACACCGATCGTGCGACTCGCCGGCAACGGCGCCGCCGCAAAAGAGGAAGCACCAGCCGCGCAAGTAGCGCCTCAGGCGGCACCCGCAGTTGCCGCGGCGCCCGTACAACAGAGCACGCTAAAGGTCGCGGTGCCGAATATCGGCGACTTCAAAGAGGTTCCGATCATCGAAGTCCTGGTCAAGCCCGGCGATACGATCGCAGTCGACAGTCCGCTCGTCACGATCGAATCGGAAAAGGCGTCGATGGACGTGCCGTCGCCGGTTTCCGGTACGATCGCATCGGTCGACGTCAAAGTCGGCGACAAAGTTTCCGAAGGTTCACCACTGCTTACGCTAACGGCCAGCAACGGTGCAGCCGCCGCTCCCGCTGTAGCGCCCGCGCCCGCAGCAGCGCCCGTGCAAGAAGCAGCGGTTGTGGCCGACGGCGCAAGCGTGCACGCGAGCCCTTCGATTCGGCGTTTCGCGCGCGAGCTCGGAGTCGATCTGCGCAAGGTGCAAGGGACGGCGCCGCACGGTCGCGTCACCAAAGACGACGTCCAAAACTTCGTCAAGAAAACGTTGGCCTCGCCTGCAGTCGCGGTGGGTGGCGGCGCGATGCCGTTTGCGCTGCCCGCATGGCCGAAGATCGACTTCGCGCAATTCGGGCCGATCGAGCGTCAGCCACTCTCGCGCATCAAGAAGATCTCGGGCCCGTACCTTCATCGCAATTGGGTTTCGATTCCGCACGTCACGAACAACGACGAAGCCGATATCACCGATCTCGAAGCGTTCCGTAAGCACGTCAATGCCGAAGACCCGAATGCTAAGCTGACGATTCTCGCGTTCGTGATGAAAGCGCTCGTCTCAGTACTCAAGCGCTACCCCGATTTCAATTCATCGCTCGACGGCGACGCGTTGATCGTCAAGAAGTACTACAACATCGGCTTTGCGGCCGACACGCCGGCCGGTCTGATCGTGCCCGTTCTCAAAGACGCGGATAAGAAAGGCGTGATCCAGATCGCCAACGAGACGCGCGAGCTCGCCGCGCGCGGACGCGACGGAAAGCTCAAGCTCTCCGAAATGGAGGGGAGCACGTTCACGATTTCAAGCCTGGGCGGAATCGGCGGAACGGATTTCACGCCGATCGTCAATGCGCCCGAAGTTGCGATCCTGGGTCTCAGCCGGTCGACGATGAAGCCGGTTTGGAACGGAAAAGAGTTCGTACCGCGCTTGATGCTACCGCTGTCGCTTTCGTACGATCATCGCGTCATCGACGGTGCCGCGGGCGCGCGCTTCAATGCATATCTGGCCGAAGTGTTGGCCGATATGCGCCGGACGATGCTCTAG
- a CDS encoding GAF domain-containing protein gives MAPLFRFVLVALVVVIAILSGAGLTGQIRQVSPELRTEPAGVARSRIIFVEPKSNAAKAGLAVGDVIDSTHLSAADYFAQRSTRVNQLRTLHVLRNGERQTISYVEDTPAQNPVERGWLGLILVILALATGLLVGLRSADRPEGRLLSLVLIDMAFLTVAGWMYLTAPTGFSAWAWGSTSAYLGYTFINYAIIVLSTSFPSVPTRLRNALRHTALPLAIVSALIYAWYDARSFTPYVPLADVAINHMSIAYFFLQLISNVCVAIICIIACLDGLAHVDVDHRAQMNWVATAIVMNQTPWLFLSLAQIIAPNWDIPVFGLVQNLDLPNIPVLIILPYVILRHRLLDLSIAVSRAAIFASVSLIVVSAFIIGEWIIGNLAQRFVPNTGQYITGQGLLVVLALAIGLSAQRIHSQVDRRLNGIFFAKRARSLANLRRFSHETDVVVKGSALLKLFFETVIANTEATYAAIYLRDGSTFVLTHASKNDVPQGIDEDDPAVVKLRRWNEPYEFERSSHAFSEALIIPMMVHGTLFGILVCGPKKERTHFAGEEVDVLAHAAHRTGIAHLFLSNEALSGRPLVAPV, from the coding sequence ATGGCGCCGCTTTTCCGGTTTGTCCTCGTTGCCCTCGTTGTGGTGATCGCGATACTGTCAGGTGCTGGACTGACCGGACAGATTCGCCAGGTGTCACCAGAGCTTCGCACGGAGCCGGCCGGCGTCGCCCGATCCCGCATCATCTTCGTTGAGCCAAAATCCAACGCGGCGAAAGCCGGATTGGCAGTCGGCGACGTCATCGACTCCACGCACCTTTCGGCAGCGGACTACTTCGCACAGCGCTCCACGCGTGTCAACCAGCTAAGGACGCTCCATGTACTGCGGAACGGAGAGCGCCAAACCATCTCCTACGTAGAGGACACCCCCGCACAGAATCCGGTCGAGCGCGGCTGGTTGGGTTTGATTTTGGTCATTTTGGCACTCGCGACCGGACTGCTCGTCGGTTTGCGTAGCGCTGATCGCCCCGAGGGCCGGCTTCTCTCGCTCGTGCTGATCGATATGGCGTTCCTCACGGTGGCCGGCTGGATGTACCTTACAGCACCAACGGGATTCAGTGCCTGGGCCTGGGGTTCAACCTCTGCTTATCTCGGATACACGTTCATAAATTACGCCATCATCGTGTTGTCGACATCGTTCCCGTCGGTGCCGACACGGTTGCGCAATGCCCTGCGTCATACGGCGCTGCCGCTCGCAATCGTCAGCGCACTAATTTACGCTTGGTACGACGCGAGGAGTTTCACTCCGTACGTACCGCTGGCGGACGTCGCGATCAATCACATGTCGATCGCGTACTTTTTTCTGCAACTCATCTCGAACGTCTGTGTCGCGATCATCTGCATCATTGCATGTCTCGACGGCCTAGCTCACGTCGATGTCGATCACCGCGCGCAGATGAATTGGGTTGCAACCGCGATCGTCATGAACCAAACGCCTTGGCTCTTTCTCTCGCTCGCGCAGATCATCGCACCGAACTGGGATATACCGGTCTTTGGGTTGGTACAAAACCTCGATCTTCCGAATATCCCCGTGCTCATTATCCTACCCTATGTAATCCTTCGGCATCGACTTCTCGATCTGAGCATCGCGGTCAGCCGTGCCGCGATTTTCGCCAGCGTCTCGTTGATCGTAGTCTCCGCATTCATCATCGGCGAGTGGATAATCGGGAATCTGGCGCAGCGCTTCGTGCCGAATACCGGACAATACATTACCGGTCAAGGTTTACTGGTCGTGCTAGCACTCGCGATCGGACTATCCGCGCAGCGAATCCACTCGCAGGTCGATCGCCGATTGAATGGCATCTTTTTTGCGAAACGCGCGCGTTCGCTCGCCAATTTGCGGCGGTTCTCACATGAAACCGATGTCGTAGTCAAAGGGTCGGCGCTCTTGAAGCTGTTCTTTGAAACGGTTATCGCCAACACTGAGGCGACCTATGCCGCAATTTATCTGCGTGATGGTAGCACGTTTGTTCTGACGCACGCCTCCAAGAATGACGTGCCGCAAGGAATTGATGAAGACGATCCCGCGGTCGTCAAACTTCGCCGTTGGAACGAGCCCTACGAATTTGAGCGCAGTTCCCACGCATTCAGCGAGGCGCTGATCATTCCGATGATGGTCCACGGTACTCTTTTCGGGATCTTAGTTTGCGGGCCGAAAAAAGAACGTACTCACTTCGCCGGCGAGGAAGTCGACGTGCTCGCGCACGCCGCGCATCGCACGGGAATCGCTCATCTGTTTCTTTCGAACGAAGCCCTCAGCGGGCGGCCGCTGGTAGCTCCCGTCTAG
- a CDS encoding glutathione S-transferase family protein yields the protein MTVKPQFPDEQLDGEFVRQDDAFRGKPLPEAGRYHLYVSLACPWAHRTIIMRKLKGLEDAIGMTIVDPVRDERGWRFTFEPDPVNGFAFLSEAYFKTDPGYRGRVTVPVLWDKQTGTIANNSDDDILRMFETEFDALAKHNDVDYYPARYRAEIDALNAEIYENVNNGVYRAGFATSQDAYERAAREVFAALDGLDRRLASRRYLFGSMPVETDWRLFVTLIRFDAVYYGHFKCNLRRIVDYQNLGPYVCDLYQFRGAGTTVDLDQIKTHYYFTHDDINPTRIIPIGPLLNFNAPHGRERLG from the coding sequence ATGACCGTGAAGCCCCAGTTTCCCGACGAACAGCTCGATGGAGAGTTCGTCCGCCAAGACGACGCATTTCGCGGAAAACCTCTGCCCGAGGCGGGACGCTATCATCTCTACGTGTCGCTCGCGTGTCCGTGGGCGCACCGCACGATCATCATGCGCAAGCTCAAGGGACTTGAGGATGCGATCGGGATGACGATCGTCGACCCGGTGCGCGACGAGCGCGGGTGGCGTTTCACGTTCGAGCCGGATCCGGTCAACGGCTTCGCGTTTCTCAGCGAGGCATATTTCAAAACGGATCCCGGCTATCGCGGCCGCGTCACCGTCCCGGTGCTCTGGGACAAGCAGACCGGCACGATCGCGAACAATTCCGACGACGACATCCTGCGCATGTTTGAGACCGAGTTCGATGCGCTCGCCAAGCACAACGACGTCGATTACTATCCCGCACGTTATCGCGCCGAGATAGACGCGCTCAATGCCGAGATCTACGAGAACGTCAACAACGGCGTCTATCGCGCCGGCTTTGCAACGTCGCAGGACGCGTACGAGCGCGCAGCGCGCGAAGTCTTTGCCGCGCTCGATGGCCTCGACAGGCGCTTGGCGTCACGGCGCTATCTCTTTGGCTCGATGCCGGTCGAAACTGATTGGCGTCTCTTCGTAACACTCATACGCTTTGATGCCGTCTACTACGGGCATTTCAAATGCAATCTGCGCCGCATCGTCGACTATCAGAATCTCGGTCCGTACGTTTGTGACCTGTATCAATTTCGCGGCGCCGGAACGACCGTCGATTTGGATCAAATTAAAACGCACTACTATTTTACGCACGACGACATCAACCCGACGCGCATTATTCCAATCGGTCCCCTCTTGAACTTCAACGCGCCGCACGGTCGCGAGCGTCTCGGCTAA
- a CDS encoding aminotransferase class I/II-fold pyridoxal phosphate-dependent enzyme, which produces MNAFTPSKVVQRIDAGSQRPRTRPGSGVVSLAVGEPDFDTPTQITDAAIAALRAGYTHYIDPAGDPELREALAATVSSVAGEKYNADQVFLTHGGTAAIASAILAIANPGDRIVIPDPNFSLYADAAYMAGAIPVPVPVLADYHLDLDRLEKELRGARMLVICSPCNPTGAVFTPEELQRVAEMIEKSDTIVISDEAYCEIVYDGRPFKSMTQFPAIRGQVLYCQTFSKTFAMTGWRCGYLAGPAEIIKAIGFVNRTFNGAPNASVCRAALEATRIGPSLAKPMLAEYIKRRDLIVEHARAVPGLEVRPPEGTFYLFTRYDIDIPASEMTAKLMEGGIAVRSGTEFGPAGQHHIRFSFATSPEKIIEGLSRVKAVFEKLARPAAV; this is translated from the coding sequence ATGAACGCCTTCACGCCGTCAAAAGTCGTACAGCGCATCGATGCGGGCTCGCAGCGTCCGAGAACTCGCCCCGGATCGGGAGTCGTCTCCCTAGCGGTCGGCGAGCCGGATTTCGACACCCCGACGCAGATCACTGACGCCGCAATCGCAGCGCTGCGCGCGGGATACACGCACTACATCGATCCGGCGGGCGATCCCGAGCTTCGCGAGGCGTTAGCTGCGACGGTCTCGTCGGTCGCCGGCGAGAAATACAACGCCGATCAGGTGTTCTTGACGCACGGCGGAACGGCCGCGATTGCATCGGCGATCTTGGCGATCGCGAATCCTGGCGACCGAATCGTCATCCCGGATCCGAACTTTTCGCTCTACGCCGACGCTGCGTACATGGCCGGCGCCATTCCGGTGCCGGTGCCGGTGCTCGCCGACTATCATCTCGATCTCGACCGGCTGGAAAAAGAGCTGCGTGGCGCTCGGATGCTCGTCATCTGCAGCCCGTGCAATCCGACCGGCGCCGTCTTTACGCCTGAAGAGCTCCAGCGCGTTGCCGAGATGATCGAGAAGAGCGATACGATCGTCATTAGCGATGAGGCTTATTGCGAGATCGTCTACGACGGACGCCCCTTCAAGTCGATGACGCAGTTCCCGGCGATTCGCGGACAAGTGCTCTATTGTCAGACGTTCTCAAAGACGTTTGCGATGACGGGCTGGCGTTGCGGATATCTTGCGGGGCCTGCGGAGATCATCAAAGCTATCGGGTTCGTGAACCGCACGTTCAACGGTGCGCCAAACGCTTCCGTCTGTCGCGCGGCGCTCGAGGCGACGCGAATCGGTCCGAGCCTCGCAAAGCCGATGCTGGCCGAGTACATCAAGCGGCGCGATCTGATCGTCGAACACGCACGAGCAGTCCCGGGGCTCGAGGTTCGCCCGCCGGAGGGGACGTTCTATCTGTTCACGCGCTACGACATCGACATTCCGGCCAGCGAGATGACTGCGAAGCTCATGGAAGGTGGCATCGCCGTCCGTTCCGGAACGGAATTCGGTCCGGCCGGCCAGCACCACATTCGCTTCTCGTTCGCGACGAGTCCCGAGAAGATCATTGAAGGTTTGAGCCGCGTGAAAGCCGTTTTCGAAAAACTTGCGCGTCCGGCCGCGGTGTAG
- a CDS encoding DinB family protein, with translation MLAPIELVEKYDAIFAAVQRYLRAFPPEKIGMTVPRRDKRDMRELGYHVFAIADDLVRVRDGDVYRQGNAPTPDDVQTFDQIVAYGDGVRNRLRDWYAEQPPELWREIRSTSYGAFPMHLYLERATWHSGQHSRQIVEMLRLAGVDAPNPLPQTFFAGLPLPAGIWE, from the coding sequence ATGCTCGCGCCGATCGAGCTGGTCGAGAAATACGACGCGATCTTCGCAGCCGTCCAACGTTATTTGCGCGCCTTTCCGCCGGAAAAGATCGGAATGACCGTCCCGCGCCGCGATAAACGCGACATGCGCGAGCTCGGCTATCATGTGTTCGCGATTGCCGACGATCTGGTCAGGGTGCGCGACGGCGACGTCTACCGGCAAGGCAACGCGCCAACTCCGGATGACGTCCAAACCTTCGATCAAATCGTCGCGTACGGCGACGGCGTGCGAAATCGTTTACGCGATTGGTACGCCGAACAGCCGCCCGAGCTGTGGCGCGAAATCCGCAGCACGAGCTACGGCGCATTTCCGATGCACCTTTATCTCGAACGGGCGACATGGCATTCCGGTCAGCATTCGCGTCAGATCGTCGAGATGTTGCGCCTGGCGGGTGTTGACGCGCCGAACCCGCTTCCGCAAACATTTTTCGCCGGCTTGCCGCTGCCCGCGGGCATTTGGGAGTGA
- a CDS encoding DUF5654 family protein, with product MQSFRQTYLATMTALATAGFGLLAAGAWNTAIGDLLKTFFPKGTGVVYELFYALIVTALAITVINALGKLADKKESII from the coding sequence GTGCAATCTTTTCGTCAAACATATCTCGCAACGATGACGGCTCTGGCAACTGCAGGGTTTGGTCTTCTGGCTGCGGGCGCATGGAACACGGCCATCGGCGATCTGCTCAAGACGTTCTTTCCGAAAGGAACCGGCGTGGTTTACGAGCTGTTTTACGCCCTTATCGTGACGGCGCTGGCGATCACCGTCATCAATGCGCTCGGCAAGCTCGCGGACAAGAAAGAGTCGATCATTTAG
- a CDS encoding cupin domain-containing protein, which produces MSKANVYKWDDVEEETLKKGVRRKFIHGESAMIARFDLAKGEIVPEHSHHNEQLSYIVSGALKFVLGGKDEVIVRGGEVLVIPSNLPHSAETLEDCIAIDVFSPPRQDWIDKTDSYIREEVKAAT; this is translated from the coding sequence ATGAGTAAGGCAAACGTTTATAAGTGGGATGACGTCGAGGAAGAGACCCTCAAGAAGGGGGTCCGCCGCAAATTCATTCACGGCGAATCCGCGATGATTGCTCGCTTCGATTTAGCCAAGGGCGAGATCGTCCCCGAGCACTCGCACCACAACGAGCAGCTATCGTACATCGTCTCGGGCGCGCTCAAGTTCGTGCTCGGCGGCAAGGACGAGGTCATCGTCCGCGGCGGTGAGGTCTTGGTGATACCATCAAACTTGCCGCACTCGGCGGAAACGCTCGAAGACTGCATCGCAATCGACGTTTTCTCGCCGCCGCGTCAGGATTGGATAGATAAGACGGATTCCTACATCCGGGAGGAAGTCAAAGCCGCCACCTAG
- a CDS encoding DUF1348 family protein produces the protein MNVSSVTDSLETARAYVKEVENAFGSGDVDQMIKGFTDDVVVRFADRPEMHGVAEVEAFLRLRMARQKNYRLKKYLRMLTGDMIGNMWEGEWTDAQTGKKMRGRGTEFWTMRGQKIAVWEATFNVWEDGATQYLF, from the coding sequence ATGAATGTTTCTTCAGTTACCGACTCGCTCGAAACCGCACGCGCGTACGTCAAAGAGGTTGAAAACGCATTCGGCAGCGGCGATGTCGATCAAATGATCAAAGGTTTCACCGACGACGTTGTGGTGCGTTTTGCGGATCGCCCCGAGATGCACGGAGTCGCCGAAGTCGAGGCATTCTTACGCCTGCGAATGGCGCGCCAGAAAAACTATCGCTTGAAAAAGTATCTGCGCATGCTAACCGGTGACATGATCGGCAACATGTGGGAAGGCGAATGGACGGACGCGCAAACCGGAAAGAAGATGCGAGGCCGCGGGACGGAGTTTTGGACCATGCGCGGCCAGAAAATCGCTGTCTGGGAAGCGACTTTTAACGTATGGGAAGACGGTGCAACCCAGTACCTGTTCTAG
- a CDS encoding pirin family protein, which produces MSQIRIVPAQQFTEGGGFIVHRPFPVNGLSYFDPFLLIDEMGPVNYAPGEAIGAPDHPHRGFETVTYMMDGAMQHADSHGHRGEIRSGDVQWMTAGKGVIHSEMPASDILKSGGKMHGFQIWVNLPRDKKMSQPRYQEYSNTTLPSYEKDGRWVRVIAGDADGYRSPIETTVPTTMLHVKLEADKDATFTIAPGSNAIVHTISGSGSVEGKALKQYDVALLEDAPTELHLQGGESGIEALILAGIPLHEPVARYGPFVMNTTDELQRAFDDFRAGHFGEIARVS; this is translated from the coding sequence ATGAGTCAAATTCGTATCGTCCCCGCCCAGCAGTTCACCGAGGGCGGCGGTTTCATCGTCCACCGGCCTTTTCCGGTGAATGGTCTCTCGTATTTCGATCCGTTTCTCTTGATCGATGAGATGGGGCCGGTCAATTACGCTCCCGGGGAGGCAATCGGCGCGCCCGACCATCCCCATCGTGGCTTTGAGACGGTGACCTATATGATGGACGGCGCGATGCAGCATGCGGATTCGCACGGACATCGCGGCGAGATTCGCAGTGGCGACGTGCAGTGGATGACGGCCGGCAAAGGCGTAATCCATTCCGAGATGCCGGCGTCCGACATCTTGAAAAGCGGCGGGAAGATGCACGGTTTTCAGATTTGGGTGAACCTGCCGCGCGACAAGAAGATGTCGCAACCGCGCTATCAGGAGTATTCGAACACGACATTGCCGTCGTATGAAAAAGATGGACGCTGGGTTCGCGTGATCGCCGGTGACGCCGACGGTTACCGCTCGCCGATCGAGACGACCGTTCCGACAACGATGCTGCACGTCAAGCTCGAGGCTGACAAGGATGCGACATTTACGATCGCGCCCGGCTCGAACGCCATCGTCCATACGATCTCGGGATCAGGTAGCGTCGAGGGCAAAGCGCTGAAACAATACGATGTCGCGTTGCTTGAGGATGCGCCGACCGAGCTGCATCTGCAAGGCGGAGAGAGCGGTATCGAAGCGCTGATACTTGCGGGCATCCCGCTGCACGAGCCCGTTGCACGCTACGGGCCGTTCGTGATGAACACAACCGACGAGCTGCAGCGCGCGTTCGATGATTTCCGCGCGGGGCATTTCGGAGAGATCGCGCGCGTTAGTTAG